In Lycium ferocissimum isolate CSIRO_LF1 chromosome 7, AGI_CSIRO_Lferr_CH_V1, whole genome shotgun sequence, the sequence CTTCTCTAGGAAGTACTACTACACACAGTTCAACAACAAGCACTGGTTAACCGCCGCACCTAGTTCAACTGCCAAGAGTTCAAGCTAACGCaactagaggaaaaagaaaaagtgtggGAAGAAATGTGGGAGGGGATGTTAATCATCCACTTGAAAGTTGGTTTAATCGCTTCCCGAAGTACAACGCACCTAGTTCAACTACGCACCTAGTTCAAGCTACGCAACtagaggaaaaggaaaaggtgTGGCAAGAACAACACCATATAAAAGGCCAAGAGTGATGGGAGTAGGTGTGTTTCAAGTGAGAATGGCTTCACAACTTTTAATGTAAGTATTCATACATTACTATATTGTCTTGTTCTCTTAATAACAataacttatgttttttttttttttaaatagcacGGACTCGCCAAGTCAAAGAATAGTATCTCTTGGACCAAAAAAAATAGTAAGATCGAATGTAATGGTGATATTGGTTTCAAACCAACAAGTACACTGAAGTGGAAGGGAGCTAAAGCACTCACAACAAGAAGGCTTCAAGAGATTAGAGATCAAGTAAGGGCTAAAGCAAGGCAAAGCACCAATCCTTCACTGCCAAGAGACCCATGGAAGATCTAATGTTAAGTGCCAGCTGGAAGTGTTGtaatttgtttgtttgaagCTACATTAAGACTTAAGACTTTGAAGTTACTGCTTTGTTCATGTTGGTATTCAGATGTACCATTTGTTTTttgttatgttggaaatgaatgcaTCAATTACGCTATTTACACCCAATGTTTAAGAATTGTTTTGTTTATATATGGTTCATTTCAGTGACAAAATCTGGTGCATTTTGTCATTCaaaaaattgttatttttttatggcatatgagaaTGCTTTTGAAGCTGAATTCTGGTGCATTTGAGTGACAAATTCTGGTGCATTTTGTCACTCAAAAAACTGTTAGGTTGTTATGGCATTTGAGAATGGTTTTGATGCTGAATTCTGGCACATTTGAGTGACAAATTCTGGTGcactttaaaaatgaaaaaaactgTTAGGTTGTCATGGCATTTGAGAATGGTTTTGTTTGCTGAATTCTGGCACATTTGAGTGACAAATTCTGGTGcactttaaaaatgaaaaaaactgTTAGGTTGTCATGGCATTTGAGAATGGTTTTGTTTCtttgaaatgcaatgcaatttgCTGCATTATGTGATCTTATTTTGCCCAACATTTACTCAAACAATACCAAAAGAAAGTTGTCAAAATTTAGTGAAACAACACCAATATGAGAAGTAGGATAAACTAAAACAAGTGTAGGTACAAGACCACCATTAAAATACCAGAACAATGCTTCATTATAATACCAAAATGTACCATCCAACAAAACACATCTAACTTAGCctatccgagatcattcaagtACCATTACAACAAACAAAATAAGGTACTATTAACAGACCACTAGCTACTATGGCaacttcatttgatttttcttcaagttgccCATTTCGAATAAACTACTAAGATACACAACAAATAAACAAACCATCAAACACCAAAGTAAGTTTCTATTAAACCAACacctttgcttttcttttttctgtcatatccttctttcaaattattCTCTTTTGAATCTTCAAGCTCATTCAAATCATCCTTCTCCTCTTTTGTATCTTCAAACTCATTCAATCCATCCTCCTCCTCTTTTGAATCTTGAAGCTCAATCAACTCACCTCCTTCATTTGAATCTTGAAGCTCAATCAACTCACCTCCTTCATTTGACTCTTGAAGCTCAATCAACTCACTAATGTTGAGATTATCATATTGAAGGGTAAGACTTTCAACCTCATCCAACTGAATTTTCTCCTTAGGTTCAAGTGAATTCATGTCGACATTATCATATTTCATCTTAAGACTTTCAAGCTCATGCAAATGCACCCGAACATGCTCGTAATTTTCTTCTAACTCTTTGATTTTGTTCACCAATCTTGGAATAATAAACCTTGATCTTTGATCAACTCTCTCCGTGTCTCTCCATCTGAAAAAATTGCACTTCATTGgctgaaatttgaagaatacaGTCACTTGAAATTAACACTTAACACTAAAATTAATCAACCAAATTAGAATATGAGCACAAACCTCATAGTGAGGACAAGACCAAAATCTCCTTCCGGGATTGCGATCAGACCAAGAAGTCTGCATTTTCAGCAAAATGCCATGTTTGCATCGCACTACGGAATTGAGCATAGGATCTTCTTCGTCCATACACAGCTTATTCAACAAGTTGTTCGCCATTTCTAACCCTAAAAATTTCATACACAGAAATTGGGGAAGAAAATTAAAACCCTAAACTAGAAATTCAACATGAGATGGAGAAAGGATAACGAATTTACACAATAATTTACTTACCTCGTCCAAAAAGATGAGAATTTaggatcaaaaaaataatttgattctTAAATTGGGTGTATAATCGGTTGAGCATTTATTAATGAAATGTAGTGCTTTACACGATGGGTCTTCACATAATAAGCTTTGGGAATGATACGTGGCAGTTTCCCATTCGTGAAAAATTATGTTTTTTACCTCCTACGCGCTTCACATATTTGATATCACGCACTAGTCCAGGTCAGCACAAAAGGTGCAAATAATTACGGGAAAAtatagtttaggggggtaataagACCCCCTTGAAAGGAAAGGTGTGTCTGCAAATTTGGCACgcagttggggggggggggtaacgATGCCTTATtcctatttttaatatataaaatttattttcagaatttttctatattttcttaatcAATCACAGAGTAGTTGGCAAAATACTTTCTCTAAAAAGTtaaaacatgaagaaacaaaaagcTCAAATGTTGGGAACGTACGGGTGAACAGCCCATGATAACAATcctaggaaataattttttaaaggaGAATTGATAAAACATGATCTTAGGGAGTACAAATCAGTCCacatatgttatttttcattaataataaatagaataaaagagTTGTTacataaaaagttaaaataaggGAGGTAGTCGTAATATTGCAAACATGAGGGGAGGTCATTGAAACGAAGTTAAACGTGAGGGAGGTCtc encodes:
- the LOC132062074 gene encoding uncharacterized protein LOC132062074; the protein is MKFLGLEMANNLLNKLCMDEEDPMLNSVVRCKHGILLKMQTSWSDRNPGRRFWSCPHYEPMKCNFFRWRDTERVDQRSRFIIPRLVNKIKELEENYEHVRVHLHELESLKMKYDNVDMNSLEPKEKIQLDEVESLTLQYDNLNISELIELQESNEGGELIELQDSNEGGELIELQDSKEEEDGLNEFEDTKEEKDDLNELEDSKENNLKEGYDRKKKSKGVGLIETYFGV